The following DNA comes from Chitinophaga nivalis.
GATCGCCGTTAAACATCCGCAGTTGTTCCTGGTAGAACCATTGGGATACCTGGAGTTCAACTACCTCGTAGAACAGGCGAAAGCTGTGATTACCGACTCCGGTGGCATCACGGAAGAAACCACGGTGATGGGCGTGCCCTGCATGACACTGCGGGATTCTACCGAAAGACCGGAAACCTGCACCGTAGGTACCAATGAGCTGCTGGGTATTGATCCCCGTGCGCTGGCGCCGGCGATGAAAAAGCTGTTTGCCGGCGAATGGAAAAAAGGAGGCATTCCGCCATTATGGGATGGTAAAACTTCTCAGCGAATCGTAGACAAACTGATCGAAATATTTGCAGTCAAGCAACAATCTGTACCGGTTTTATGAGTAGTCTGAATACAATGATGAAAGGTATCAAAGTGGCCCGGAATATGGGATGGCGCTATATGGCATTCCGTTCGGTACACGAACTGAATAAACGCACGGGACGCCTGAAAAAACGTTTCCCCCAGGCGCCGCCTTTTCAGCGATACCTTTCTTTGAGAACCTGGAAAGAACAGCCTGCGCGCTTTTTCTTTCAGCGAAAAGAAGATATCACCGTGCCCCGTCACCCGTCGGACGCACTGGCTGCCCGTTTTAACCAGATCAAGGCAGGACAGCTGTCTTTCTTTAACGGCGCTACTTTTTCGGTAGGGAAAGAAAATAACTGGATGAAGAATCCGGATACCGGTTTCGAATACGAAGGAAAACGGCACTGGACAGAAATCAATGACTATTCGCGGGAGGCCGGCGATATTAAATTTGTGTGGGAAAAAGCCCGTTTCGCTTACCTGTATGATATCATCCGTTACGATTATCATTTTAAGGAAGACTGTGCAGAGATGGTATTTGCAGATATCCTGTCCTGGATCAAAGCCAATGCTGTGAACTGCGGTCCGCATTATAAATGTAGTCAGGAGATAAGTCTGCGGGTACTGAACTGGACATTTGCGCTGTATTACTACCGCGATTCCCCGGTGCTCACCGAAGACGTTTTTGATCATATCCAGTATGCTATTTACTGGCAGCTGCACCATGTGTATCACAATATCAATTTCTCGCGTATCGCTGTCCGGAATAACCACGCGATTACGGAAACACTGGCCCTGTATTTAGGGGGCCTGCTGTATCCGTCGCTGCCGGATGCCGCTACCTGGAAAGCCGCCGGAAAGCGTTGGTTTGAACAGGAAATCAATTATCAGGTGTATGAAGATGGCACCTTTTTACAGTTTTCCATGAACTACCACCGGGTAGTTATACAACTGCTGACCTGGGCATTGCGGCTGGCTTCCCTGAACAACGAAACCTTTGTGCCTGGCGTGAAGGAAAAGGCAGCGAAGTCGCTGCGCTTCCTGCGTGTATGCATGAACGATAGTAACGGTTGGTTGCCTAACTATGGCGCCAATGATGGGGCCTTGTTTTTCCGGCTGAGTGATCAGCATTACCGCGATTACCGCCCGCAGTTGCAGGCGCTGGCGGTGTTGCTGGACATGGAGGCAGAATTTCCGGAGACCTACGAAGATGTATACTGGTACGGTAAAAAACAAACCGCTACCCTGGCGCCCGTGCTGGAAAAAGGGAAATCATTATATGAGTTTCCCGCAGGTGGTTACTATGTTTGCCGGGAGCCGGATACCCTCACCTTCCTGCGTTGCGGCAGTCACCACGACCGGCCTTCCCAGGCAGATAACCTGCACCTGGATGTTTGGTACAAAGGAGAAAATGTGCTGATGGATGCCGGCAGCTATAAATACAATACCGATGAACAAACCCTGCGTTACTTCATGGGTACGGCCTCGCACAACACCGTGATGCTGGAAGACTACGACCAGATGGAGAAAGGTCCGCGGTTTATCTGGTACAACTGGACCATGTCCTCACGGGCAAAGCTATACGAAACGGCAGATGAAATTATCTGGGAAGGTACGATCAGCGCCTTTCAGCATGTAGCGCCGGATATTACGCACTACCGGCAGGTAAGAAAAAAGAAAGGCGAGCCGGTATGGGTTGTCCGGGATTACCTGCAGCATAAACCTTTTGGCAGAATGATACAGCAACGCTGGCATACCTGCGTACCGGAAAAGTTCCGCTGGAAAACAGTAGACCGGGAAGGAATATTACTGCACGCACAAAAGCAACATGGTATGTATTCTTCCCTGTATGGGGTGAAGGAAGTACAGGAAGAAATCATTTTTACAACAACAGCAGATAGCATTACAACAGAGATCAGTTTAATTTAAGCAGTCATGAAGATTTTATTGATTCATCAATATTTTTTGGAAGAAGATGATCCGGGAGGTTCCAGATGGAACGAAATAACCCGGTCCTGGACCGACCAGGGCGCAGACGTTACGGTGCTGGCAGGCATGATGCATGCCAATGGCGCCGAAAAGCGGGCCGAGTATAAAGGCAAACATTTTGTGAAAAAACAACAGGGCCAGGTGAACGTATGGCGCTGTCACGTGTCCGAGTCGTATAACAAAAACTTTATGGGCCGGCTGTGGGGGTATTTTTCCTTTATGTTTTCCTCTTTATGGGCGGGCCTCACCAAAGTGAAAGGTTCATTTGATGTGGTGATTGTCACCTCGCCGCCTTTATTCGTGGGCTTTTCGGGGTACCTGTTGTCGCGTTTCAAAAGAATGCCGCTGGTATTTGAAGTACGCGACCTGTGGCCGGAATCTGCCATTGATACCGGCGTGCTGAAAAATAAACTGATTATCAAACTGGCCTACTGGTTTGAAAACTTCATTTATAAAAAAGCAGCCCTGATCAATGTACTCACACCGGCTTTCTATAACACCCTGAAAGAAAAGAAAAAGGTGCCGGAAGAAAAACTCATCTTCATTCCGAATGCGGCTGATTTTTCTTTATCGGATCACCTGCTGCAGTCTTTCAATAGAGAAGCTTTCCGCCGGGAACATGACCTGGAAGGACGTTTTGTCATTACGTATGTAGGTGCACACGGCGTAGCCAATCACCTGGAGCAGGTTATCGACGCCGGCAAAGCGCTGGAAGATACGAGGGTGCTGTTTCTGCTGATAGGTCAGGGAATGGAAAAGCCCCGGTTGCAACAGCTGGTGGCTTCCCGTAATATCCGGAATGTGCGTTTCCTGGATGCGGTGCCGAAACAGGATGTTTTTAAATATATTTTAGCTTCCGACATGGGGGCTTCTGTATTAAAGCGCGTCGATACATTTAAAACGGTTTACTCCAATAAAACCTTCGACTATATGGCTTGCAAAACGCCTATATTGATGGCGATAGATGGGGTGTCCCGTGAGCTGGTAGAAACTGCCGAAGCCGGCTGTTATGTGGAACCCGAGAATATAGCGGAATACAACCGGATTATCCGTGAATACCTGCAGGACGAAACCCGCCTGCAACGGGAAGGCGAAAATGGTTTCCGGTATGCCAAAGCCAATTTCGACCGGCAGGTACTGGCAGTACGGTACCTGAATTTTATCAGACAAAAGATTACCAAAGAAATCCCGATTAACAATGCAGTGGTACAGGAACATATTTAAACCCGTAATAGATGCCGGCGTAGCCCTGGTAGCATTATTGCTGTTTTCACCGGTAATGGTGCTGCTGACGTTGTTGCTGCTGATTGCCAACAATGGAAAGGCGTTTTTTCTGCAACCACGTCCGGGTAAAGATGACCGCGTTTTCCGGGTCATTAAATTTAAAACCATGAACGACCGGCGCGACAGCAACGGGGAGTTTTTGCCAGACGATGTCCGGTTAACCCCGGTGGGAAAATTTATCCGGAAAACATCCCTGGATGAATTACCCCAGCTGATCAATGTGCTGAAAGGAGATATGAGCCTGATTGGTCCCCGCCCGTTACTGGTAGATTACCTGCCATTGTACGATGCCATACAGCAACGGCGGCATGAAGTTAGGCCAGGCATCACTGGCTGGGCGCAGGTGAATGGCCGCAATGCCATCAGCTGGAAACAGAAATTTGAACTGGATGTATGGTATGTAGA
Coding sequences within:
- a CDS encoding glycosyltransferase family 4 protein encodes the protein MKILLIHQYFLEEDDPGGSRWNEITRSWTDQGADVTVLAGMMHANGAEKRAEYKGKHFVKKQQGQVNVWRCHVSESYNKNFMGRLWGYFSFMFSSLWAGLTKVKGSFDVVIVTSPPLFVGFSGYLLSRFKRMPLVFEVRDLWPESAIDTGVLKNKLIIKLAYWFENFIYKKAALINVLTPAFYNTLKEKKKVPEEKLIFIPNAADFSLSDHLLQSFNREAFRREHDLEGRFVITYVGAHGVANHLEQVIDAGKALEDTRVLFLLIGQGMEKPRLQQLVASRNIRNVRFLDAVPKQDVFKYILASDMGASVLKRVDTFKTVYSNKTFDYMACKTPILMAIDGVSRELVETAEAGCYVEPENIAEYNRIIREYLQDETRLQREGENGFRYAKANFDRQVLAVRYLNFIRQKITKEIPINNAVVQEHI
- a CDS encoding sugar transferase produces the protein MQWYRNIFKPVIDAGVALVALLLFSPVMVLLTLLLLIANNGKAFFLQPRPGKDDRVFRVIKFKTMNDRRDSNGEFLPDDVRLTPVGKFIRKTSLDELPQLINVLKGDMSLIGPRPLLVDYLPLYDAIQQRRHEVRPGITGWAQVNGRNAISWKQKFELDVWYVDHISLGLDLKIIGMTLQKVIRSEGISSATTATMERFLGN
- a CDS encoding heparinase II/III family protein; the encoded protein is MSSLNTMMKGIKVARNMGWRYMAFRSVHELNKRTGRLKKRFPQAPPFQRYLSLRTWKEQPARFFFQRKEDITVPRHPSDALAARFNQIKAGQLSFFNGATFSVGKENNWMKNPDTGFEYEGKRHWTEINDYSREAGDIKFVWEKARFAYLYDIIRYDYHFKEDCAEMVFADILSWIKANAVNCGPHYKCSQEISLRVLNWTFALYYYRDSPVLTEDVFDHIQYAIYWQLHHVYHNINFSRIAVRNNHAITETLALYLGGLLYPSLPDAATWKAAGKRWFEQEINYQVYEDGTFLQFSMNYHRVVIQLLTWALRLASLNNETFVPGVKEKAAKSLRFLRVCMNDSNGWLPNYGANDGALFFRLSDQHYRDYRPQLQALAVLLDMEAEFPETYEDVYWYGKKQTATLAPVLEKGKSLYEFPAGGYYVCREPDTLTFLRCGSHHDRPSQADNLHLDVWYKGENVLMDAGSYKYNTDEQTLRYFMGTASHNTVMLEDYDQMEKGPRFIWYNWTMSSRAKLYETADEIIWEGTISAFQHVAPDITHYRQVRKKKGEPVWVVRDYLQHKPFGRMIQQRWHTCVPEKFRWKTVDREGILLHAQKQHGMYSSLYGVKEVQEEIIFTTTADSITTEISLI